ACCCAGCAGTGCCGCGGTGATCGGGTAGACGCCGCCGGAGAGTCCCTTGCCGGTGACGAGGATGTCCGGTTCGATCCCGTGTTTGGTGATCGCCCACAGTTCGCCGGTGCGCATCAGCCCGGTCTGGACCTCGTCGGCGATGTAGAGGGAGCCGTACTTCTGGGCCAGCGCGTAGACCGCTTCGAGATAACCCGGTGGGGGAAGGGGGAACCCGTACGTCGCGGGGATGGTCTCCATGATGACTGCCGCGACGTCGTTACCCGACAGCGCCTGCTCCATCGCGGCGACGTCACCGAAGGGCACCTGGATGAACTCGTCGGGCCGGTCGGAGAGGAACAGCTTGGCGAACCGCTCGTCGCCGGTGGCGACGGCCAGCCCGGTGTGACCGTGGTAGGCCTTGATGATCGAGACGATCTTGCGGCGTCCGGTGGCGTGGCGGGCGCTCTTGAGCGCGATGTCGATCGCCTCGCCGCCGCCCGATCCGAACGCCACCTTGCTGATCGAATCGGGGGCGGTCTCGACCAGTCGCTGCGCCAGCGCGGTGCGCGCCACCGACGGGAAGTGGTGGTTACCGACGTCGAAGATCTCCATGCCCTGCGAAACAGCCTGCATCACTTCGGGATTGCGGTGTCCGAGGTTGTAAGTGCCGCCGTTGAGGTGCATGTCGATGAGCCGCCGGCCGCTCATGTCCCAGAGGAAGTAGTCCTCCCTGCGGTCGATGACCAGGTCCACGCCGGCGTCGGTCCAGAACTGAGTCTTGTCCGGATTCCAGAACGCCTTCGCCCGATCCAGCACCTGAGCCTTGGACTCGAACGAGAACGTGCCGTAGTCGTACACGCGGCCCACCGTAAAAGGTCTGAACCATTTATGTCAATGGTTCGCTCCACCGGTTGCGGGGATGTATTGGTAGTGCCAATATACGTAGCGGTCCAGATGTGGCTCAGGCCACACAGGCCTCCCCTTGGCAAGCAGGAAGGCATCCCGTAGATGACGGATCAAGCCGTTACACCAGAGAAAACGCCAGCTCAGGGCGTGCAACGACTCAAGCGTAACGCCGTGGGCACGCTCGGCGTGATCTTCATGGCGGTAGCCACCGCAGCGCCGATCACCGCAATGGTCGGCAACGTGCCGATCGCCGTCGGTTTCGGAAACGGTTCGCACGCCCCCGCCGGCTATCTTGTCGCAACCATCGTGCTCGGCCTGTTCGCGATCGGCTACGCGACCATGGCCAAGCACATCACCGCCACCGGCGCCTTCTACGGGTACATCAGCCATGGGCTGGGCCGCATCGTCGGGATGGCCAGCGGTCTGCTGATCACGATGGCCTACGTCGTGTTCGAAGCGTCGCTGATCGGCATTTTCTCGTTCTTCTTCAAGAACTTCCTGTCGACGCAGTTCGGCGTCGACATCCACTGGGTCGTGCCCGCGCTACTGATGTTGGCGCTCAACGCGATCCTGACCTACTTCGACGTCAACCTGACCGCGAAGGTCCTCGGTGTCTTCCTGGTCACCGAGATCATCATGCTCGCGCTCGGGGCGTTCGCCGTGCTGTTCCAGGGCGGCGGCCCCGACGGCTTCGCGGTGGCCGAGACGCTGAACCCCATCGGCGCGTTCACTCCGGCCGCGATCGCCGGCGCCAGCGCGGGCCTCGGCCTGTTCTTCGCGTTCTGGTCGTGGGTCGGCTTCGAGTCCACGGCGATGTACGGCGAGGAGTCCAAGGACCCGAAGCGGATCATCCCGCGTGCCACCATGATCTCGGTTCTGGGCGTCGGCCTGTTCTACGTGTTCGTGTCCTGGATGGCGATCGCGGGCACCGGTACGTCGAAGTCCGTCGAGCTCGCGCAGGATGCCAGCACGTCGTCGGAGATCTTCTTCGGGCCTGTGCGCACCACCTACGGCGAGTGGGCCATCACGCTGTTCAACATCCTGCTGGTGACGGGTTCGTTCGCGTGCGGTATGGCGTTCCACAACTGCGCCTCCCGGTACCTCTACGCGCTCGGTCGTGAGGGACTGTCGAGCCGGCTGCAGAACACGCTCGGTGCGACGCACCCCACGCACGGGTCGCCGCACATCGCGTCCTTCGTGCAGACCGGCATCACTCTGGTCATCATCCTGGCGTTCTGGGCTGCGGGCATGGATCCCTACGTGCACATGTACACGCTGCTGGCGATTCTCGGCACCATGGCGATCCTGATCGTGCAGTCGCTGTGCGCCTTCGCCGTCATCGCGTACTTCCACTTCCACAAGAACCATCCGTCGAGCGCGCACTGGTTCAAGACGTTCCTCGCACCCCTGCTCGGCGGGCTGGGCATGCTCTACGTCGTCTATCTGCTCTGGGAGCACAAGGAGTCCGCGGCGGGTACGGCGTCGGGCACTCTGCTGTTCCAGGTGACGCCGTGGATCGTGGTGGGACTGTTCGTCGTCGGTGCCGCGCTGGCCGCGTACCTCAAGTTCCGCGACACGTCCCGCTACGAGATGATCGGCCGCACCCATTTCGAGGATGCGGAGATTCGCGACTAGTACCGGTCGGTGAAGGCCTGCCGGAGCGTGTCGCACTGGCTTCGGAAGAACGCCCGCGACACATCGGCCTTCGGCAGGACTCCATCGAATCCGTGGAAGGCGCCCTGGACCACCTCGACCTGGCACGGCACGCCGGCGGCCCTCAGCCGCTCGGCGTAGGCCAGATCCTCGTCATGGAACAGGTCCAGGGTGCCGACCCCGATCCATGCCGGTGGCAACCCCGCGAGGTCCTCGCGGCGGGCAGGCACCGCGACGTCCCGATCGGCCTCACCGAGATAGGCCGACCAGCCGAACCGGTTGCTGGCCTGATTCCACAGCCGGTGGCCGGGGTTGTCCAAGCCGCGGCGCTCGACGGTGCGGTCGTCGATCATCGGATACACCAAAAGCTGTGCCACAGGCTGTAATTCGCCGCGGTCGCGGGTCAGTAGAGCGAGTGAAGCGGCCAGTCCGCCGCCGGCGCTGGCCCCGCCGATCGCCACCCGCTGCGGATCGACCGCCGGCAGGCGGGCCAACCAGGTCAGCGCCGCGTAGCAGTCCTCGACCGGTGTGGGGTAGGGACTCTCGGGCGCTAACCGGTAATCCACTGAGGCAACGGTGATTCCGAGCTGACGAGCGAACCGGCGGCACAGTTCGTCATCCTGTGCGGCGGTGCCGAGGATATAGCCGCCGCCGTGAATCCACAGCAGTGCGGGTGCGGGCACCGGCACGCCGGTAGGGCGGAAGAGCCGCACCTTGACGCCCGAGTTGAGCGTCAGTTCCTCGACGTCGGCCGGAGTGCGCTTCCCCTGCAGCCTCGTGACCATCCGGATGACGGGCAGCGTGACCGGGGTGACGACCTGTCGCGGCATGTAGCGGGCGACCTTGCGGAGGTCGGGGTGGAAGTCGGGGTTGTGCGCGCCGTGTGAGGACGTCGATGTGTCCGGCATCCGATCAGTATTACCGCACGCAAACGACGCCGAGGCTGCGTTGCGCGCGTTGACTCTGCGCTCGAGGCTTCGCTACTCGAACTTCTGAGCCGTCATCGCAGTGTCAATACGAAAAGGGGCGCCCCGGGTGGGGCGCCCCTTGGTCGTGTATTGGTCAGCGGGTGGTGACGTAGACGATGCGGTCGTCGTTGTCGTAGCGCACCGAGACGATGCTGGACTGGTCGAGAGGCTTGTTCATGCCCTGCTGGCTGACGCGAACGTCGTAGCCGCGGTCATCGAGCGAGCTGATCGCGTCCTGGGCGTTGCCCGGTCCGGCGGGGGCGGCCTGCGCGGGGGCGGCCAATCCGAGGAATCCGGTGGCCAGTCCGCCGGCGATGATGGTGGCGAATCCGAACTTGTTCATTTTCGTACCTCTTCGTGTCCGTTCGGTCTGGAGGGTTTTCCTGGCCGGTCTGACTGCAACAACCTGCAGGTCAGCGCCATCCATCCCGTTGGCAGTGATTGACCGACCGCTGGCAGGAAATGCGCGACGGACGCGATCACGCCACCCCGAATGCGCCGAAACTGCGGGGAGATCGCCGCGTCGGCCGATTCGGTGATCTCCCAGCGGTCTCGGCGAAGGGGGAGGGGCGAGGGGCGCTGACCGAAACCGCCCGGTCAGCGCAGGTGTGAGCGACATTACAAACCAGCCATCCACGGATGGGTAGACAAGTTCGCGATCTTGTCGTTTGGAAGTTCGCTACAGGGGTACAGTCGCGCCATGACGGTACGACCGGACACCCGGTACCCCGGTCCGACGATCTGGTCGCGCGCAAGGTGGTTGCTCAACGCCAAGCCCGCGGACCGCATGCTGGCGATGAGCGTCGCCTCGGCGTCGCTACCGGTCATCGGCAAGCACCTCGAACCACTCGGCGCGCTGGCCGCGATGGGGGTGTGGGGATACCGGCAGATGCCCGAACTCCTCTCCGCATCCGCCAAATCGTGGTTCGACCCCAATAACGCGGAGGTTCGCCAGCACGAGCGCGACCTGACGCACGCCGTGTCCAACGAGGCACTGCGAGGTGTGGTGCCCGCGGCGGACCTGGCGATCGAATGGCCGGCGCCGGAGAAGGCGCCGCCGCTGTGGAAGACGTTCGAGCATCGCCGCAACGTCCACAAGTCCTCGGTGCGCTACGGCCCGCTGCCTTCCCAGCTGCTCGACGTGTGGCGTCCGAAGGAGCTGCCGACCGAACCCGCCCCGGTGCTGGTGTTCGTCCCGGGTGGGGCATGGGTGCACGGCAGCCGTCTCCTGCAGGGTTACGCCCTGATGTCACACCTGGCCGAGATGGGCTGGGTCTGTGTGTCGATCGACTACCGGGTGGCGCCGCACAACCCGTGGCCGGCCCATCTGAACGACGTCAAGACCGCGATCGCATGGGCGCGGGCCAACGTCGACAAGTACGGCGGCGACCGCAACTTCGTCGCGATCGCCGGCACGTCGGCCGGCGGTCACCTCGCCGCACTCGCCGGGCTGACGATCAACAACCCCGAGATGCAATCCGAGCTGCCTGAGGGGTCGGACACCTCGGTGGACGCCGTGGTCGGCATCTACGGCCGGTACGACTGGGAGGATCGCTCCACCGCCGAGCGGGCCCGGTTCATCGACTTCCTCGAACGGGTCGTGGTGAAGCGCAAGATGTCTCGGCATCCCGAACTGTTCCGCAAGGCCTCGCCGATGGCGCAGGTGCATCCGGAGGCGCCACCCTTCCTGGTCATCCACGGCAGCGGTGACAGCGTGATCCCGGTGTGGCAGGCCCGCAGCTTCGTCGAGAAGCTCCGCGCGAAGTCGAAATCGGTGGTCAGCTACATGGAATTGCCAGGCGCAGGCCACGGTTTCGACATGATCGACGGTGCACGCACCGGGTCCATGGCCACCGCGATCGGGTTGTTCTTGACACAGATCCATCGAAACCGGACCCTGGTCGGCGCGCGAGAGGTTATATAGACGCCTCCGGGACAGGAGGAGGCTTCTACGTGAAACGGCTCAGCGGGTGGGATGCGTTTCTGCTGTACAGCGAAACCCCCACGGTGCACATGCACACCCTCAAGCTGGCGGTGATCCAGCTCGACGATCTGGGGGACCGCAACTTCGGCGTCGAGGAATTCAGGCAGGTCATCCACAGCCGGCTCTACAAACTCGACCCGTTCCGCTACGAACTGGTCGACATCCCGTTCAAGTTCCACCACCCCATGTGGCGGGAGAACTGTGAGGTCGACCTCGAGTACCACGTCCGCCCGTACCGGGTGGACAGCCCCGGCGGGCGCCGAGAGCTCGACGAGGCGGTCGGCCGCATCGCCAGCACCCCGCTGGACCGCACCAAGCCGCTGTGGGAGATGTACTTCATCGAGGGCCTGGCCGACGGCCGGATCGCGGTACTGGGCAAGATCCACCACGCTCTGGCCGACGGTATCGCCTCGGCCAACCTGATGGCCCGCGGCATGGATCTGCAGAGCGGTCCACAACACGACCGCGATTCCTACGCCACCGATCCGGCGCCGGGCCCAGGTGAGTTGGTCCGCACGGCGTTCCGCGACCACCTGCGCCAGATCGGCAAGCTGCCGGCGAACTGGCGCTACACCGCGCAGGGCCTGCAGCGGGTCCGGCACAGCAGCCGCAAACTCTCACCCGAGTTGACCCGGCCGTTCACCCCGCCCCCGACGTTCATGAATCACAAGGTCGACGGGGTCCGCAAGTTCGCCACTGCCACACTGGCTCTCACGGACATCAAACAGACCGCCAAACATCTCGGTGTGACGCTCAACGATCTGGTGCTGGCCATCTCGGCCGGTGCGCTGCGAAAGCTGTTGCTGAGCTACGACGGTCACGCCGAACACCCGCTGCTGGCGTCGGTTCCGGTGAGCTTCGACTTCAGCCGGGAACGCATTTCGGGCAACTACTTCACCGGTGTGCTGGTGTGCATCCCCGTCCACATCGAGGATCCGCTGCAGCGGGTGCAGGAGTGCCACAACGCAGCCGCGTCAGCCAAGGAGGGGCACCATCTGATCGGCCCCGAACTGGTCAGCCGGTGGTCGTCGTACTTCCCGCCCGCGCCGGCCGAGGCGCTGTTCCGGTGGCTGGCCAACAAGGACGGCCAGAACAAGGTGCTCAACCTGCCGATCTCCAACGTGCCGGGTCCGCGCGAACGGGGCCGGGTGGGCGGTGCGCTGGTCACCGAAATCTATTCGGTCGGTCCGCTGACCACGGGCAGCGGCCTCAACATCACGGTGTGGAGCTACGTCGACCAGCTCAACATCTCCGTGCTGTCCGACGGCGCGACCGTGGACGACCCCCACGAACTCACCGACGCGATGATCGATGCCTTCGTCGAGATCCGTTCAGCCGCAGGGCTTCCCGAGGAACTGACGGTGGTCGAGACGGCGATGGCGCAGTAGCGGGTCAGCCCCGCTGCGCGTGCACCCACGACAGGAAGCGTTCGATGGCCTCGGCGGTGTAGTGGCCGCGCGGCGAACCGTAGAAGTCGAAGGCGTGCTGTGCGTGCGGGATCTCCGAATACGCCACCGGTGATGTCGACACCTTGCGGAGTTCCTCGACGAATTCGCGGGCTTCCGGAACGGGGATGATCGAGTCGTCCTCGCCATGCAGCACGAAAAACGGTGGCGCGTCGGGTCGTATCTTCGTGATGGGGGAGGCCTCCAGGTAGTCGCGGCGGTTGCCGAGGAACGGCTTCTTGACCACGAACTTCTGCAGAAACGCGATGAACTGCGGCCGGCCCTCCCCGTCGGCCGAGAACCAGTCGTAGCGGCCGTAGACCGGCACGGCGGCGCGGACCGAGGTGTCGGCGTCGGCGAAACCGGGCTGCCACTGCGGATCGTTGGGAGTGAGTGCCGCCAGCGCCGTGAGGTGGCCGCCGGCCGAACCCCCGCTGATCGCCACGAAATCCGGGTCGCCGCCGTAGTCGGCGATGTTCTCCTTGATCCAGGCCAACGCCCGCTTGACGTCGACGATGTGCGCGGGCCAGGTGTGTCGCGGGCTGATCCGGTAGCCGATCGACACGCAGATCCAGCCGCGTTCGGTGAGGTGGCTCAGCAGCGGATAGGCCTGCGGGCGGCGCATTCCGATGGCCCAGGCCCCGCCGGGCACCTGCAACAGCACCGGCGCGCGCCCGTCGCGCGGGAGGTCGCTGCGCCGCCAGATGTCCGCGGTGTTCGCCTGGTGCGGGCCGTAGCGGACGGTGCCCGTCTTCTCGACGTAGCGCCGCCGCGACCACCCGGTCCGCAAGACGCCACCGCGGCGGCGTGCGGGTTGGGACTCCGCGGCCACCGACACGTAGTCCTCGCCGAGCGCTTCACGAAGTCCGGCCTCGAAGAACGGTTGCGACTTGACGTTTCGCCGCTGGATGAAGACCAGCAGACCCCACGTGATGACCTTGAGCACCAGCGCGGCGCGGCCGGTGCGGCTCGTGAACTGGCCCTGTAGCCCGCGGCGGACGGCGTCGAGCACCGAACCGGTCAGGTACAGGGGCGCGAGTTCGGAGGTCGGCCAGCCGAACGCGAACGTCGGAATGGTGACGTAACCCTTGCGGCCCAGCGGCTGTACGCCGTTGGCCGCGTTGAGCGCTTCGAAGCTCGTCGCGAGCAGCGGCCGGGGCTTAGGCATCGGCGGCACGGGACTGCAGGTCACGCCGGACGATCTTGCCGGTGCTGTTGCGCGGCAGCTCGTCGAGCACCGTGATGTCTCTGGGCACTTTGTAGTTCGCCAAATTCTCTCGGACGTGCTGTTTCAGTTCCTCGGGGATAACCGATGCGCCCGCAGTCAAAACCACGAACGCCGCGAGTCGCTGTCCGTACTGCTCGTCGTCCACCCCGATGACCAACGCCTCGGCCACCTCGGGGTGGGCCGAGAGCGTCTTCTCGACTTCGATCGGGTAGACGTTCTCACCGCCGGAGACGATCATCTCGTCGTCGCGCCCGACGACGAACAACCGGCCGGCCTCGTCGAGGTAGCCCAGATCCCCGGAAGACATGAACCCGTCGTGGAAGTCCTTCGTGGAACCGGAGGTGTACCCGTCGAACTGGGTGGAGTTGCGCACGAAGATGCTTCCGGTCTCACCGGCGGGGAGTTGGCGGAACTCGGGGTCGAGGATGCGAATCTCGGTGCCCTCGGCGGGTTTTCCGGCCGTATCGGGAGCGGCGCGCAGGTCGGCCGGTGTCGCGGTGGCGATCATGCCGGCCTCGGTCGCGTTGTAGTTGTTGTAGATGACGTCGCCGAACTGGTCCATGAACGCGGTGACGACATCGGGCCGCATGCGCGATCCCGAGGCGGCGGCGAACCGCAATGACCGGGCGCTGTAGCGGGCCCGCACGTCGGCGGGCAGTTCCATGATGCGGTCGAACATCACCGGCACCACGATCAGCCCGGTCGCGCGGTGCTCGTCGATCAACGCGAGCGTGGCCGCCGGATCGAATTTGCGGCGCGTGATGATGGGGCACGCCAGGGATGCGGCGAACGCCAACTGGGAGAACCCCCAGGCGTGGAACATCGGTGCGACGATCACCACCGGTTCCTCTGCCCGCCACGGCGTCCGGCGCAGGATCGCCCCGAGGATCTCCGGGCCTCCTCCGGAGTGCTTGGCGCCCTTCGGCGATCCGGTGGTACCGGAGGTGAGCAGGATGACCCGGGACCTGCTGCGCGCGCGTTGCGGGCTCTGCCCTCGATGCGCGGCGATCATCGACTCCACGGTCAGGCTGTCAGGCTGCTGGTCGGTCCACGCGATGATCCGGGTGATGCGGGCACCGCCGACGGCGCTGTCCACGGTGGGGGAGAACTCCTCGTCGTAGATCACCGCCTCCACACCCTCGCGTTCGACGACCTCGGCCAGCGCCGGCCCGGCGAACGACGTGTTGAGCAGCAGCACGTCGGCACCGATCCGGTTGGCCGCGATCAGCGACTCCACGAAACCGCGGTGATTGCGCGCCATGATGCCGATGACCTTCGGCCCGCCGCCGGGAAGCGCCTGCAGTGCGGCGGCCAGGGCGTCGCTGCGCTGGTCGATCTCGCGCCACGTCAGCGTTCCGCGCTCGTCGATCAGCCCCGGCGCATCCGGGCACCGCTGGGCCGCGCTGGCGAAACCGGATGTGATGCCCATGTTCTCGCGGCGCATCGCCGCCGCGATCCGCACGTACTTGTCGGGCCGCAGCGGCGCGATCAGCCGCGCACGCCGCATCGCATCGAACAGACCGAGAGCACCGCCGAGCCGGTCGGTCAGCTGCATCGCGCGCCTCAGCCCAGCACCGGGAAGCGGCGCTCGGCGGCGAGTTCGTCGAGCGCACGCTGCATCACGTGGCGGACGTGCGCGTCGACCTCGTCGACGTCGGGGTCCTCGCCGAACTCCGCGACGATGTCGATGGGCGCCAACACCC
Above is a window of Mycolicibacterium baixiangningiae DNA encoding:
- a CDS encoding class-III pyridoxal-phosphate-dependent aminotransferase, giving the protein MYDYGTFSFESKAQVLDRAKAFWNPDKTQFWTDAGVDLVIDRREDYFLWDMSGRRLIDMHLNGGTYNLGHRNPEVMQAVSQGMEIFDVGNHHFPSVARTALAQRLVETAPDSISKVAFGSGGGEAIDIALKSARHATGRRKIVSIIKAYHGHTGLAVATGDERFAKLFLSDRPDEFIQVPFGDVAAMEQALSGNDVAAVIMETIPATYGFPLPPPGYLEAVYALAQKYGSLYIADEVQTGLMRTGELWAITKHGIEPDILVTGKGLSGGVYPITAALLGERASQWLHQDGFAHISTFGGAELGCVAAIKTLEITTRPEVRSMVHYIADIFDTGLRRIQADYPDWFIGIRQNGVVIGLEFDHPEGAKFVMRELYENGVWAIFSTLDPRVLQFKPGLLLGRDLCEDVLDRLEVAVGRAMTTARKGRP
- a CDS encoding APC family permease — encoded protein: MTDQAVTPEKTPAQGVQRLKRNAVGTLGVIFMAVATAAPITAMVGNVPIAVGFGNGSHAPAGYLVATIVLGLFAIGYATMAKHITATGAFYGYISHGLGRIVGMASGLLITMAYVVFEASLIGIFSFFFKNFLSTQFGVDIHWVVPALLMLALNAILTYFDVNLTAKVLGVFLVTEIIMLALGAFAVLFQGGGPDGFAVAETLNPIGAFTPAAIAGASAGLGLFFAFWSWVGFESTAMYGEESKDPKRIIPRATMISVLGVGLFYVFVSWMAIAGTGTSKSVELAQDASTSSEIFFGPVRTTYGEWAITLFNILLVTGSFACGMAFHNCASRYLYALGREGLSSRLQNTLGATHPTHGSPHIASFVQTGITLVIILAFWAAGMDPYVHMYTLLAILGTMAILIVQSLCAFAVIAYFHFHKNHPSSAHWFKTFLAPLLGGLGMLYVVYLLWEHKESAAGTASGTLLFQVTPWIVVGLFVVGAALAAYLKFRDTSRYEMIGRTHFEDAEIRD
- a CDS encoding alpha/beta hydrolase, giving the protein MPDTSTSSHGAHNPDFHPDLRKVARYMPRQVVTPVTLPVIRMVTRLQGKRTPADVEELTLNSGVKVRLFRPTGVPVPAPALLWIHGGGYILGTAAQDDELCRRFARQLGITVASVDYRLAPESPYPTPVEDCYAALTWLARLPAVDPQRVAIGGASAGGGLAASLALLTRDRGELQPVAQLLVYPMIDDRTVERRGLDNPGHRLWNQASNRFGWSAYLGEADRDVAVPARREDLAGLPPAWIGVGTLDLFHDEDLAYAERLRAAGVPCQVEVVQGAFHGFDGVLPKADVSRAFFRSQCDTLRQAFTDRY
- a CDS encoding alpha/beta hydrolase, giving the protein MTVRPDTRYPGPTIWSRARWLLNAKPADRMLAMSVASASLPVIGKHLEPLGALAAMGVWGYRQMPELLSASAKSWFDPNNAEVRQHERDLTHAVSNEALRGVVPAADLAIEWPAPEKAPPLWKTFEHRRNVHKSSVRYGPLPSQLLDVWRPKELPTEPAPVLVFVPGGAWVHGSRLLQGYALMSHLAEMGWVCVSIDYRVAPHNPWPAHLNDVKTAIAWARANVDKYGGDRNFVAIAGTSAGGHLAALAGLTINNPEMQSELPEGSDTSVDAVVGIYGRYDWEDRSTAERARFIDFLERVVVKRKMSRHPELFRKASPMAQVHPEAPPFLVIHGSGDSVIPVWQARSFVEKLRAKSKSVVSYMELPGAGHGFDMIDGARTGSMATAIGLFLTQIHRNRTLVGAREVI
- a CDS encoding WS/DGAT/MGAT family O-acyltransferase; the encoded protein is MKRLSGWDAFLLYSETPTVHMHTLKLAVIQLDDLGDRNFGVEEFRQVIHSRLYKLDPFRYELVDIPFKFHHPMWRENCEVDLEYHVRPYRVDSPGGRRELDEAVGRIASTPLDRTKPLWEMYFIEGLADGRIAVLGKIHHALADGIASANLMARGMDLQSGPQHDRDSYATDPAPGPGELVRTAFRDHLRQIGKLPANWRYTAQGLQRVRHSSRKLSPELTRPFTPPPTFMNHKVDGVRKFATATLALTDIKQTAKHLGVTLNDLVLAISAGALRKLLLSYDGHAEHPLLASVPVSFDFSRERISGNYFTGVLVCIPVHIEDPLQRVQECHNAAASAKEGHHLIGPELVSRWSSYFPPAPAEALFRWLANKDGQNKVLNLPISNVPGPRERGRVGGALVTEIYSVGPLTTGSGLNITVWSYVDQLNISVLSDGATVDDPHELTDAMIDAFVEIRSAAGLPEELTVVETAMAQ
- a CDS encoding alpha/beta hydrolase; the protein is MPKPRPLLATSFEALNAANGVQPLGRKGYVTIPTFAFGWPTSELAPLYLTGSVLDAVRRGLQGQFTSRTGRAALVLKVITWGLLVFIQRRNVKSQPFFEAGLREALGEDYVSVAAESQPARRRGGVLRTGWSRRRYVEKTGTVRYGPHQANTADIWRRSDLPRDGRAPVLLQVPGGAWAIGMRRPQAYPLLSHLTERGWICVSIGYRISPRHTWPAHIVDVKRALAWIKENIADYGGDPDFVAISGGSAGGHLTALAALTPNDPQWQPGFADADTSVRAAVPVYGRYDWFSADGEGRPQFIAFLQKFVVKKPFLGNRRDYLEASPITKIRPDAPPFFVLHGEDDSIIPVPEAREFVEELRKVSTSPVAYSEIPHAQHAFDFYGSPRGHYTAEAIERFLSWVHAQRG
- the fadD12 gene encoding acyl-CoA ligase FadD12: MQLTDRLGGALGLFDAMRRARLIAPLRPDKYVRIAAAMRRENMGITSGFASAAQRCPDAPGLIDERGTLTWREIDQRSDALAAALQALPGGGPKVIGIMARNHRGFVESLIAANRIGADVLLLNTSFAGPALAEVVEREGVEAVIYDEEFSPTVDSAVGGARITRIIAWTDQQPDSLTVESMIAAHRGQSPQRARSRSRVILLTSGTTGSPKGAKHSGGGPEILGAILRRTPWRAEEPVVIVAPMFHAWGFSQLAFAASLACPIITRRKFDPAATLALIDEHRATGLIVVPVMFDRIMELPADVRARYSARSLRFAAASGSRMRPDVVTAFMDQFGDVIYNNYNATEAGMIATATPADLRAAPDTAGKPAEGTEIRILDPEFRQLPAGETGSIFVRNSTQFDGYTSGSTKDFHDGFMSSGDLGYLDEAGRLFVVGRDDEMIVSGGENVYPIEVEKTLSAHPEVAEALVIGVDDEQYGQRLAAFVVLTAGASVIPEELKQHVRENLANYKVPRDITVLDELPRNSTGKIVRRDLQSRAADA